From Flavobacterium sp. 102, a single genomic window includes:
- a CDS encoding NifU family protein — MKITIKETQNPTIIKFEFPDFITQNENFEFKNIDEAKNSPLAQQLFYLPFVKTVYISGNFIAIERFSIVEWSDVQDAVAEQIESFVNNGGVIVLQTENPTRKQAITVYGETTPNPASLKFVVNKALTKTAVEFKNIDEAKASPLAQELFKFHFVKEIFITENYISVTKYESTSWDEITLELRTFIKQFIENGGTVLDETMIVNDEKQEKQQIKNFDNLDTTSQQIINILEEYVKPAVAADGGNILFDSYDETEKRVKVVLQGSCNGCPSSTFTLKNGIENMLKDMLNDKDIVVEAING; from the coding sequence ATGAAAATCACCATAAAAGAAACCCAAAACCCAACAATAATTAAATTTGAATTTCCGGATTTCATTACTCAAAATGAGAACTTCGAGTTTAAAAACATTGACGAAGCCAAAAATTCACCTTTAGCCCAACAATTATTTTACTTGCCATTTGTAAAAACCGTCTACATTTCCGGTAATTTTATTGCTATCGAACGTTTTAGCATTGTAGAATGGTCAGATGTTCAAGACGCAGTGGCTGAACAAATCGAAAGTTTTGTCAACAATGGCGGCGTTATTGTATTACAAACCGAAAACCCAACCCGAAAACAAGCCATAACTGTTTACGGAGAAACCACACCTAATCCGGCTTCGCTGAAATTTGTAGTCAATAAAGCCTTGACCAAAACCGCTGTCGAATTCAAAAATATTGACGAAGCCAAAGCTTCTCCGTTAGCGCAAGAATTGTTCAAATTCCACTTCGTAAAAGAAATTTTTATCACCGAAAATTATATCTCGGTTACCAAATACGAAAGCACTTCTTGGGACGAAATCACTTTAGAATTGCGAACGTTCATCAAACAATTCATCGAAAACGGCGGAACTGTGTTAGATGAAACCATGATAGTAAATGACGAAAAGCAAGAAAAACAACAAATCAAAAATTTTGACAACCTTGATACAACGTCACAACAAATCATCAATATTCTAGAAGAATATGTAAAACCGGCGGTCGCTGCCGATGGTGGAAATATTCTTTTCGACTCTTATGACGAAACCGAAAAAAGAGTAAAAGTCGTATTGCAAGGTTCTTGCAACGGTTGCCCTTCTTCGACTTTCACCCTAAAAAACGGTATCGAAAATATGCTGAAAGACATGTTGAATGATAAAGACATTGTGGTGGAAGCCATTAATGGATAA
- a CDS encoding thioredoxin domain-containing protein: MNELHLETSPYLLQHANNPVHWKAWNEKSLAQAKTANKLIIISIGYSACHWCHVMEHESFENDDVATVMNAHFVNIKIDREERPDIDAVYMKAVQVMTGHGGWPMNVVTLPDGRPIWGGTYFKKNEWINSLEKLQEIYTQNPETIFEYAQQLHEGLQSLSVIPKIDSPIDHNLDNLEKLVKKWQKSFDWEFGGMARAPKFMMPTNYEFLLRYGYQTQNQSLLDFTNLTLTKMAYGGLFDTLDGGFSRYSVDMKWHVPHFEKMLYDNGQLVSLYANAYKLTRNPLYKEVIEKTLTFVEKEWLTSEGSFYSALDADSLNAENHLEEGAFYVWTKEELQEFIGEDFDLFSKVFNINEFGHWEHGNYVLIQNQSLAQIAEKQNMSVETLAQKKESWEQKLYTEREKRSKPRLDDKCLTSWNAIMLKGFVDAFKALGSPKYLNIALQNAHFITKNLWSSDGNLFRTYKNGTRGGAEQSVAKATINAYLEDYAQVIQGFIGLYEATLDEQWLQNAKQLTDYCFDFFYNEKEQFFSFTSQNDEALITAHFEVEDNVIPAANSVMASNLFRLSVYFNHSYYESIAEQMVQNIIPTIDYPSAFSNWLNVLLNYSEQNKELAICGERALDYLTQINQQYMPNLILAGAKVDSALPFLENRFVESQTLLYLCQNKTCDTPTIDLQEIINKITPNS; the protein is encoded by the coding sequence ATGAACGAACTACATCTGGAAACCAGCCCATACCTACTCCAACACGCCAACAATCCCGTGCATTGGAAAGCTTGGAACGAAAAGTCTTTGGCACAAGCCAAGACAGCAAACAAACTCATCATCATCAGCATAGGTTATTCTGCCTGTCACTGGTGTCACGTAATGGAACACGAAAGTTTTGAAAACGACGATGTTGCCACCGTAATGAACGCCCATTTTGTCAACATCAAAATCGACCGCGAAGAACGTCCGGATATCGACGCTGTTTATATGAAAGCAGTTCAAGTCATGACCGGTCATGGTGGTTGGCCCATGAACGTGGTCACTTTGCCTGATGGCAGACCTATTTGGGGCGGAACGTATTTCAAAAAAAATGAGTGGATCAATTCCTTAGAAAAACTTCAAGAAATTTATACTCAAAACCCGGAAACCATTTTTGAGTATGCACAACAACTGCACGAAGGTTTGCAATCGCTAAGCGTCATTCCAAAAATCGATTCGCCCATTGACCACAATTTAGACAACTTAGAAAAACTGGTGAAAAAATGGCAGAAAAGTTTTGATTGGGAATTTGGCGGTATGGCAAGAGCTCCAAAATTTATGATGCCAACCAATTATGAATTTCTATTGCGATACGGTTACCAAACCCAAAATCAAAGTTTACTCGATTTCACCAATCTTACATTAACCAAAATGGCTTACGGCGGTTTATTCGACACACTCGATGGCGGATTTTCACGTTATTCTGTCGATATGAAATGGCATGTGCCGCATTTTGAAAAAATGTTATATGATAACGGTCAGTTGGTTTCGCTTTACGCGAATGCTTATAAATTAACCCGCAATCCATTATACAAAGAAGTCATCGAAAAGACTTTGACTTTCGTCGAAAAAGAATGGCTGACTTCGGAAGGAAGTTTCTATTCTGCACTCGACGCCGACAGTTTGAATGCCGAAAATCATTTAGAAGAAGGTGCATTTTATGTTTGGACGAAAGAAGAATTACAAGAATTTATTGGTGAAGATTTCGACTTGTTTTCCAAAGTTTTCAATATCAATGAATTTGGTCATTGGGAACACGGTAATTATGTTTTGATTCAAAATCAATCTTTGGCACAAATCGCTGAAAAGCAAAATATGTCTGTGGAAACATTGGCACAAAAAAAAGAATCATGGGAACAAAAACTGTATACTGAAAGAGAAAAACGCAGCAAACCCAGACTCGATGACAAATGCCTGACTTCTTGGAACGCCATAATGCTTAAAGGCTTTGTTGACGCTTTTAAAGCTTTAGGCAGCCCAAAATATTTAAACATCGCTTTGCAAAATGCCCATTTCATCACTAAAAATCTTTGGTCTTCAGATGGCAATTTATTTAGAACGTATAAAAACGGCACTCGAGGCGGAGCCGAACAGAGCGTAGCTAAAGCCACCATCAATGCTTATTTGGAAGATTATGCTCAGGTGATTCAAGGATTTATTGGTTTGTATGAAGCGACTTTGGACGAACAATGGCTGCAAAATGCCAAGCAATTAACAGATTATTGTTTTGATTTTTTCTATAACGAAAAAGAACAGTTTTTTTCTTTTACTTCTCAAAATGACGAAGCCTTAATTACAGCACATTTTGAAGTCGAGGACAATGTGATTCCGGCCGCGAATTCAGTTATGGCGAGTAATTTATTTCGATTGAGTGTTTACTTCAACCATAGTTATTACGAATCGATAGCCGAACAAATGGTGCAAAATATTATTCCTACGATTGATTATCCATCGGCTTTCTCAAATTGGCTGAATGTGCTTTTAAATTATTCGGAACAAAACAAAGAATTGGCGATTTGTGGTGAAAGAGCTTTGGATTATTTGACCCAAATCAACCAACAGTATATGCCTAACCTCATTCTTGCCGGAGCCAAAGTTGATTCCGCTCTGCCATTTTTAGAAAATAGATTTGTGGAAAGTCAAACGTTATTGTATTTGTGCCAGAACAAAACTTGCGATACACCAACCATTGATTTACAAGAAATTATCAATAAAATAACACCAAATTCTTAG
- a CDS encoding mechanosensitive ion channel family protein: protein MNSSLSIHSFAEYVEQFTTLLIDYSPKLISALIILFIGLYVIRFINRLVRKIMVKREFDPTLSKFLADSLLWALRILLFVSFISKLGIETSSFVAILGAAGLAIGLSLQGSLSNFAGGMLIILFKPFRVGDTIEAQGVIGTVLEIQIFVTKLITGNNQTIFIPNGILSNNVIINYSMQGNRRADLLFSLSYDTNIKTAKDIVMKVMQNHPKVLKNPAPTVAVRGLTDSAVQLSIRPWATNIDFSDMSSDILENCKEAFEAAGISIQPFVLETSKG, encoded by the coding sequence ATGAACAGCTCGCTTTCGATTCACTCCTTTGCAGAATACGTTGAACAATTTACCACGTTACTAATCGATTATTCGCCGAAGTTGATTTCGGCGCTAATCATTCTTTTCATCGGATTATATGTCATTCGATTTATCAATCGTTTGGTTAGAAAAATCATGGTAAAAAGAGAATTTGATCCAACTTTATCCAAATTCTTAGCCGATAGTTTACTTTGGGCATTACGCATATTGTTGTTTGTGAGTTTTATTTCCAAATTAGGCATAGAAACTTCTTCATTTGTGGCAATTCTCGGTGCGGCTGGTTTGGCGATTGGTTTGTCACTTCAAGGCTCTTTGTCCAATTTTGCCGGCGGAATGTTGATTATTTTATTCAAACCTTTCAGAGTTGGCGACACCATTGAAGCACAGGGCGTTATTGGAACTGTGTTGGAAATACAGATTTTTGTAACCAAATTAATTACCGGAAACAACCAAACTATTTTTATCCCAAACGGAATTCTATCGAATAATGTAATCATTAATTATTCGATGCAAGGCAACCGCAGAGCAGATTTGTTGTTTTCCCTTTCCTATGATACCAATATTAAAACCGCCAAAGACATCGTCATGAAAGTGATGCAAAACCATCCTAAAGTTTTAAAAAATCCTGCGCCAACAGTTGCTGTGAGAGGTTTAACCGATTCGGCTGTACAATTGTCAATCCGACCTTGGGCGACCAATATCGATTTTAGTGATATGTCTTCTGATATTTTGGAAAACTGTAAAGAAGCTTTTGAAGCGGCCGGAATTTCAATTCAACCATTTGTGCTTGAGACCTCGAAAGGATAA
- the tsaB gene encoding tRNA (adenosine(37)-N6)-threonylcarbamoyltransferase complex dimerization subunit type 1 TsaB, whose amino-acid sequence MTYILNIETATKNCSVSLAKDGKTILLKEIAEQGYSHAEKLHVFIEDILKEAGITVRDLKAIAISKGPGSYTGLRIGVSAAKGLCYALQIPLISVDTLQVLAQKVTQNDGLIIPMIDARRMEVYSAVFDPNYQKIVEVQAEVLTEVSYADRTETIYIVGDCQEKCQSVLTAVNFVFLSEIVFPSANEMSPISYKKFIQNEFEDVAYFEPFYLKDFMLTKKT is encoded by the coding sequence CCAAAGACGGAAAAACAATATTGCTTAAAGAAATAGCCGAACAAGGTTATTCTCATGCTGAAAAATTGCATGTTTTTATAGAAGATATTTTAAAAGAAGCAGGAATTACAGTCCGTGATTTGAAAGCGATTGCCATCAGCAAAGGTCCTGGATCTTATACGGGTTTGCGCATCGGTGTTTCGGCGGCAAAAGGTTTGTGCTATGCGTTGCAAATTCCATTAATTTCAGTGGACACTTTACAAGTTTTGGCCCAAAAAGTAACCCAAAATGACGGCTTAATTATTCCGATGATTGACGCGCGGAGAATGGAAGTTTATAGTGCTGTTTTCGACCCTAATTATCAAAAAATAGTAGAAGTCCAAGCAGAAGTTTTAACCGAAGTCAGTTATGCTGATAGGACAGAAACCATCTATATTGTAGGCGATTGTCAGGAAAAATGCCAATCAGTTTTGACCGCAGTCAACTTCGTATTTCTATCGGAAATTGTATTTCCTTCTGCTAATGAGATGAGTCCAATTAGCTATAAAAAATTCATTCAAAATGAGTTTGAAGATGTGGCTTACTTTGAGCCTTTTTACTTGAAAGATTTTATGTTGACTAAAAAAACATAA
- a CDS encoding Rv0909 family putative TA system antitoxin, producing the protein MGFGDFFKNLFGGSKGKAGEQASNFADDAIEKAKEIADPVVDKVEEFVETAKEKISEYVPQASETIDNVVDNAREKINELAETAKEKINSFTNDANDAVDAAEEKASDAVNRVEEDAD; encoded by the coding sequence ATGGGATTTGGAGATTTTTTTAAAAATTTGTTCGGAGGCTCTAAAGGTAAAGCCGGAGAACAAGCTAGTAATTTTGCTGATGACGCCATTGAAAAAGCTAAAGAAATAGCTGATCCGGTAGTGGATAAAGTAGAAGAATTTGTGGAAACCGCTAAAGAAAAAATAAGCGAATATGTACCACAAGCGTCTGAAACTATAGACAATGTAGTCGACAACGCCAGAGAAAAAATAAATGAGTTGGCTGAAACTGCCAAAGAAAAAATAAATTCATTTACCAACGATGCTAACGACGCTGTTGATGCAGCTGAAGAAAAAGCTAGTGATGCGGTAAATCGTGTAGAAGAAGACGCAGATTAA